From the Desulfosalsimonas propionicica genome, the window AAGAATGACGAGGAAAGACAATGAAGCTCAAAGGTGCTGATATACTTCTGAAAATGCTTCAGGAAGAAGGAGTGGACACCGTTTTTGGATATCCGGGCGGAGCGGTGATTGATATTTATGATGCCCTGATGGAGGAAAAAAGCATCAACCATGTGCTGGTTCGCCATGAACAGGGCGCCGCCCATGCCGCAGACGGCTATGCCCGGGCAAGCGGAAAAGTGGGCGTCTGCCTGGTGACCTCCGGGCCCGGGGCCACCAATACGGTCACCGGCATTGCCTCGGCGTATATGGACTCCATTCCAATGGTGATCTTGACCGGCCAGGTGCCCACTGCCCTGATCGGAAACGACGCCTTCCAGGAAGTCGATATTGTGGGCATCACCCGGCCCTGCACCAAGCACAATTACCTGGTCAAGGACGTTCGCAACCTTGCGCGCACCATCAAAGAGGCCTTCCACATCGCCCGCTCCGGCAGACCCGGACCGGTGCTGGTGGATCTGCCCAAGGATGTGATCAATGCCACAACCCAGTTCAACGTGCCCGGAGAGGTGAAGCTCAAAACCTACAATCCCACCTACAAGCCCAATATCAAGCAGCTCAACAAGGTGGTGGATCTCATTGCCAAAGCACAAAAGCCGGTGATTTTCTCCGGCGGCGGCGTCAGCCTGTGCCAGGGACACCGGGAGTTGACCGAACTGGCGCGCAAGCTGCAGATCCCGGTGACCAGCACGCTCATGGGGCTGGGCGGATTTCCGGGAACGGATCCGTTATGGCTGGGAATGCTGGGCATGCACGGCACGTTTCGGGCCAACATGGCGGTTTCTGAATGCGACCTGCTCATATCCGTGGGGGTGCGCTTTGACGACCGGGTCACGGGCAAGGTCGACGAGTTTGCCCCGAATGCCAAAATCGTGCAGATCGACATCGATCCCACCTCCATCCAAAAAAACGTGCCGGTTCACGTGCCCGTAGTGGGTGACTGCAAAATCTCCCTGGCGGAAATCAACACGCTTGTGGACAAAAAAAAATGGGAAGGGCTGGAAGAAACCCGCAAGCCTTGGCTTGCACAGGTTGATGAATGGAAACAAACCACCCCCCTGGCTTATCAGCAGGCAGAGGTGATCAAGCCCCAGTACGTGATCGAAACCCTTTATGACCTCACGGGCGGCGATGCCATCATTTCCACCGAAGTGGGCCAGAACCAGATGTGGGCGGCCCAGTATTACCACGTCAAGGAACCCGGCCATTTTATCACCTCCGGAGGGCTGGGCGCCATGGGATTCGGGCTGCCCGCGGCCATCGGCGCCCAGGTGGGTGCACCGGGCACGACCGTTGTCGACATTGCCGGCGACGGCTCCATACAGATGAACATCCAGGAACTGGCCACGGCTGTGCAGTACAATCTTCCGGTGAAGGTGGTGATCTTAAACAACGGCTTTCTGGGCATGGTGCGACAGTGGCAGGAGCTGTTCTACAAACGGCGCTATTCGTCCACCCAGTTTGTCCATGCCCCGGATTTCGTCAAGCTTGCCGAGGCCTACGGCGCCGTGGGGCTGCGGGCGAAAACCCCGGATGAAGTGGCATCGGTTCTGCGTGAGGGACTGGAATGCAATAGGCCGGTGGTCATGGATTTTGTTGTGGAGCCGGAGGAAAGCGTCTATCCCATGGTGCCCGCAGGGGCGCCGATCAAGAAGATGCTTCTGGTGTAAGCCCGACCTGATACGACATCCGTAAGAACCGGTTGAAAAAAGGATTTGATGATGAACGAAAAAAAACATTTACTCTCCATTCTCGTGGACAATGAGCCGGGCGTGCTCTCGCGGATCACAGGGCTGTTTTCCGGCCGCGGATACAATATTGAAAGCCTGAGTGTGGCTGAAACCGTGGATCCCGGAATTTCGCGGATCACCATGGTCACCAAGGGCAGCCCCATGATCATCGAGCAGATTCAAAAACAGCTAAACAAACTGATCAACGTGCTCAAGGTCATTGATCTGACCGGCACCCAGTATGTACAGCGGGAGATGGCCCTGGTAAAGGTCAATGCCCGGGCCGATCATCGGGCGGAAATTCTGCGCATCACCGATATTTTCCGGGGCCAGGTAGTGGATGTGGGCATGGAGCATTTTACCCTGAAAATCGAAGGCGATGCCGAAAAAATCGAGGCTGTGCTCAATCTGCTAAAACCCTATGGCATCCGGGAAATCGCCCGAACCGGCTGCGTGGCCCTGCCCCGGGAAAACCGATAAGGCAGTTGAAATCCGGCCGATGCATGATCATGATGCAGGTGGCAATAACAACCGAATTTTTTGAAAACCCAATAAAATGGAGGACCAGGACATGGCGAAACTGGATTTTGGCGGAGTGGAAGAAGAAGTGATCACCTCTGATGAATTTACCATGGAACAGGCGCGTGAGGTTTTGAAAGACGAGACCATCGTGGTGCTCGGATACGGCGTACAGGGCCCGGCCCAGGCGCTGAACCTCAAGGACAACGGGCTTTCGGTGATAGTGGGCCAGCTCGAGGGCGACGAATACTGGCAAAAGGCCGTATCCGACGGATTTGTGCCCGGAGAAACCCTTTTCCCTCTGGAAGAAGCGGCAAAGCGCGGCACCATCATCATGGAACTGATGTCTGATGCCGGCCAGGTGGCCACATGGCCCAAGATCAAACAATGCCTCAATGAAGGCGATGCCCTGTATTTCTCCCATGGGTTTTCCATTGTCTACAAGGACCAGACAGAAGTCATCCCGCCGGAAAACGTGGATGTGATTCTCGTGGCCCCCAAGGGCTCGGGCACCAGCGTACGCAACAACTTCCTGGAAGGCCAGGGCATCAACTCCAGCTTTGCCATCCACCAGGATTACACCGGCCGGGCCCGTCAGCGGGCACTGGCCATCGGCATTGCCATCGGCTCGGGATATCTGTTTCCCACCACGTTTGAAAAAGAGGTATTCAGCGATCTCACCGGCGAGCGCGG encodes:
- the ilvB gene encoding biosynthetic-type acetolactate synthase large subunit codes for the protein MKLKGADILLKMLQEEGVDTVFGYPGGAVIDIYDALMEEKSINHVLVRHEQGAAHAADGYARASGKVGVCLVTSGPGATNTVTGIASAYMDSIPMVILTGQVPTALIGNDAFQEVDIVGITRPCTKHNYLVKDVRNLARTIKEAFHIARSGRPGPVLVDLPKDVINATTQFNVPGEVKLKTYNPTYKPNIKQLNKVVDLIAKAQKPVIFSGGGVSLCQGHRELTELARKLQIPVTSTLMGLGGFPGTDPLWLGMLGMHGTFRANMAVSECDLLISVGVRFDDRVTGKVDEFAPNAKIVQIDIDPTSIQKNVPVHVPVVGDCKISLAEINTLVDKKKWEGLEETRKPWLAQVDEWKQTTPLAYQQAEVIKPQYVIETLYDLTGGDAIISTEVGQNQMWAAQYYHVKEPGHFITSGGLGAMGFGLPAAIGAQVGAPGTTVVDIAGDGSIQMNIQELATAVQYNLPVKVVILNNGFLGMVRQWQELFYKRRYSSTQFVHAPDFVKLAEAYGAVGLRAKTPDEVASVLREGLECNRPVVMDFVVEPEESVYPMVPAGAPIKKMLLV
- the ilvN gene encoding acetolactate synthase small subunit, which codes for MNEKKHLLSILVDNEPGVLSRITGLFSGRGYNIESLSVAETVDPGISRITMVTKGSPMIIEQIQKQLNKLINVLKVIDLTGTQYVQREMALVKVNARADHRAEILRITDIFRGQVVDVGMEHFTLKIEGDAEKIEAVLNLLKPYGIREIARTGCVALPRENR
- the ilvC gene encoding ketol-acid reductoisomerase, giving the protein MAKLDFGGVEEEVITSDEFTMEQAREVLKDETIVVLGYGVQGPAQALNLKDNGLSVIVGQLEGDEYWQKAVSDGFVPGETLFPLEEAAKRGTIIMELMSDAGQVATWPKIKQCLNEGDALYFSHGFSIVYKDQTEVIPPENVDVILVAPKGSGTSVRNNFLEGQGINSSFAIHQDYTGRARQRALAIGIAIGSGYLFPTTFEKEVFSDLTGERGVLMGCLAGVMEAQYNTLRSHGHSPSEAFNETVEELTQSLIRLVDQNGMDWMFSNCSTTAQRGALDWAPKFRDAVAPVFENLYQSVASGKETQRVLEANSTPDYREKLTRELDTIKNSEMWTAGAAVRSLRPDRRGK